A genomic region of Thermodesulfitimonas autotrophica contains the following coding sequences:
- a CDS encoding acetyl-CoA carboxylase carboxyltransferase subunit alpha, whose amino-acid sequence MPTVLDFEKPFVELEDKIAELTAFSEEKGLDLSEEIENLKKRAEAIKRSIFANLTPWQKVQLARHPDRPNAADYVKMLLTEFIELHGDRCFGDDPAVLGGIGWLGEIPVTVVGHLKGRDTKENVRRNFGMAHPEGFRKALRLMLQAEKFGRPVLSFIDTPGAHCGIGAEERGQSRAIAENLLRMSALRIPIIVVVIGEGGSGGALALAVGDVVLMQEHAIFSVISPEGCASILWKDAGRAREAAAALKLTAQDLLSLGVIDEVIPEPLGGAHRDPAGAGAAIREAVVRHLQALLRLTPEELVARRYAKLKNVGRVGAPDGAGE is encoded by the coding sequence ATGCCGACGGTGCTTGATTTTGAAAAACCCTTCGTCGAGCTGGAAGATAAGATTGCGGAGCTGACCGCCTTCAGCGAGGAGAAGGGCCTTGATCTCTCGGAGGAGATCGAAAACCTAAAGAAGCGCGCGGAGGCGATCAAACGTTCCATCTTTGCCAATCTCACCCCCTGGCAGAAAGTGCAGTTGGCGCGCCATCCCGACCGTCCCAACGCGGCGGATTACGTGAAGATGCTGCTCACGGAGTTCATAGAGCTGCACGGGGACCGCTGTTTCGGCGATGATCCGGCGGTGCTCGGGGGGATCGGCTGGCTGGGGGAGATTCCGGTCACGGTGGTCGGCCACCTCAAGGGGCGTGACACCAAGGAAAACGTGCGCCGGAACTTCGGCATGGCGCATCCCGAAGGCTTCCGTAAGGCGCTCCGGTTGATGCTCCAGGCAGAGAAGTTCGGGCGGCCGGTGCTCAGTTTCATTGATACTCCTGGCGCCCACTGCGGCATTGGTGCGGAAGAGCGGGGCCAGAGCCGCGCGATCGCCGAAAATTTACTGCGTATGAGCGCGCTCCGCATACCCATAATAGTAGTAGTAATCGGCGAAGGGGGAAGCGGCGGCGCGCTGGCCCTGGCGGTGGGGGACGTTGTCTTAATGCAGGAACACGCCATTTTTTCGGTAATTTCCCCCGAGGGGTGTGCGAGCATCCTTTGGAAGGACGCTGGGCGGGCGCGGGAGGCGGCGGCGGCGCTTAAGCTTACGGCGCAGGATCTCCTCTCCTTAGGGGTCATTGACGAGGTTATTCCCGAGCCCTTGGGCGGGGCGCACCGGGATCCTGCCGGTGCGGGAGCGGCAATCCGGGAAGCGGTGGTGCGCCACCTTCAGGCGCTGCTGCGGCTCACACCTGAGGAACTCGTCGCCCGCCGCTACGCGAAGTTGAAAAACGTAGGCCGCGTCGGCGCGCCGGATGGCGCAGGCGAGTAG
- the accD gene encoding acetyl-CoA carboxylase, carboxyltransferase subunit beta, which produces MVLELFKKPKYVTIRQEGKREIPEGLWVKCPRCEEIVYNKDLLKNLKVCPKCGFHFRLTAAERLDFTLDEGSFVEYDADLVADNPLDFPGYPEKLAEARQVTGLAEAIITGEGTIAGHRTIIGVMDPRFIMASMGAAVGEKIVRAVGRACERRLPLIIFVASGGARMQEGVVALLQMAKTAAAIKRLDDAGLLYIPVLTDPTTGGVSASFGMLGDIILAEPGALIGFTGPRVIEQTIKQKLPEGFQRAEFLQEHGMIDLVVPRPKMRETLARILKLHEWRRRYADGA; this is translated from the coding sequence TTGGTCTTAGAGCTTTTCAAGAAGCCGAAGTACGTTACGATTCGCCAGGAAGGGAAGAGGGAGATTCCGGAGGGTTTATGGGTAAAATGCCCCCGGTGCGAGGAGATCGTTTACAACAAGGACCTCTTGAAAAACCTCAAGGTATGCCCGAAATGCGGCTTTCATTTTCGCCTAACCGCGGCGGAAAGGTTGGACTTCACCCTTGACGAAGGCAGCTTTGTCGAGTACGATGCCGATCTGGTAGCGGATAACCCCCTAGATTTTCCGGGTTATCCGGAAAAACTGGCCGAAGCGCGGCAGGTTACCGGACTCGCGGAGGCGATCATTACCGGCGAGGGGACCATTGCCGGGCACCGGACGATCATCGGGGTGATGGATCCCCGCTTCATCATGGCGAGTATGGGGGCCGCGGTGGGCGAAAAGATCGTGCGCGCGGTGGGACGGGCTTGCGAGCGGCGCTTGCCGCTCATCATTTTTGTGGCTTCCGGTGGGGCGCGGATGCAGGAAGGCGTGGTGGCGCTGCTGCAGATGGCCAAGACCGCTGCGGCGATCAAGCGCCTTGACGATGCGGGCCTCCTCTACATCCCGGTTTTGACCGATCCCACAACCGGCGGGGTTAGCGCGAGTTTCGGAATGTTAGGAGACATCATTCTCGCCGAGCCCGGCGCGCTCATCGGCTTTACCGGGCCGCGCGTGATCGAGCAAACGATCAAGCAGAAGTTGCCCGAAGGCTTTCAGAGGGCGGAGTTTTTGCAGGAACACGGGATGATCGACCTGGTGGTGCCGCGGCCTAAAATGCGGGAAACCCTGGCGCGCATCCTTAAGCTCCACGAGTGGAGGCGGCGCTATGCCGACGGTGCTTGA
- a CDS encoding glutamate decarboxylase, whose protein sequence is MWTVVYIAPTRKEAEKVRDFLVKEGLLVKLNLVGAGSENSQTYEVLVPEAEVEEALELLGSF, encoded by the coding sequence GTGTGGACGGTGGTCTATATCGCACCGACGCGGAAAGAAGCAGAAAAAGTCAGGGATTTTTTAGTTAAAGAAGGCTTGTTAGTTAAGCTGAATCTTGTAGGTGCCGGCAGCGAGAACAGCCAGACTTACGAGGTCTTAGTCCCCGAGGCCGAGGTGGAGGAGGCGCTCGAACTCTTGGGGTCCTTCTGA
- the mtrB gene encoding trp RNA-binding attenuation protein MtrB, with amino-acid sequence MSEQDWVLAEYIVIKALENGVTIMGLTRGKDTKFHHTEKLDRGEVMIAQFTEHTSAIKVRGKAEILTKHGRLRTDE; translated from the coding sequence ATGTCCGAGCAAGACTGGGTTCTGGCTGAGTATATCGTCATCAAGGCGCTGGAAAACGGGGTCACCATTATGGGGCTCACCCGGGGTAAGGATACTAAATTTCACCACACCGAAAAATTGGACCGGGGTGAGGTTATGATTGCGCAGTTTACCGAGCACACTTCAGCGATTAAGGTGCGGGGGAAAGCCGAGATTCTGACCAAACACGGTCGGCTGCGGACTGACGAATAA
- a CDS encoding DNA polymerase III subunit alpha, with translation MSFVHLHVHTEYSLLDGAARIRDVVKRAKELGMPALAITDHGAMYGVVEFYKACLKEEIKPILGCEVYVAPRSMADRTPKVDDNLYHLVLLAENETGYRNLMEIVSLAFTEGFYYKPRVDKYLLSRKSRGLIALSGCTAGEVAAHLLDGSLALARQAAGTYREIFGPDNFFLELQDHGLPEQRRINPELIRLSRDLGIPLVATNDVHYVNLSDAEIQDILLCIQTGKTLDDPKRLRFQSNQLYLKSAAEMAALFPELPDALARTLEIAERCNVKLTFGEHHLPAYPVPEGQTPATFLRELCYAGFKRRYPDPPEGALERLEYELRVIEQMGYPSYFLIVWDLIRFARENGILVGPGRGSAAGSLVAYCLGITNIDPLRYGLLFERFLNPERVSLPDIDTDFCYELRGKVIEYVFHRYGADRVAQIATFGTMAARAAIRDVGRALGLPYGDVDRVARLVPGEPKMTVAKACELSPELAELAAGDPTVKRLLDIASRVEGMPRHASTHAAGVVIAPEPLTNFLPLHRVADGTVATQFTMEAVEELGLLKMDILGLRTLSVIGDTLKLVKEHRGVTVDIDNPPLDDPATYELLCQGETAGVFQFESSGMRNLLRELRPSTFEDLVALVALYRPGPLGSGMVEDFIRRKHGQTPVSYLHPALEPILKETYGVILYQEQVMKIASILAGFSLGEADLLRRAMGKKKPEIIAGLRSRFIEGAVKNGIDAQLAGEIFDLMEYFAGYGFNKSHSAAYALVAYQTAYLKANYTVEYMAALLTSVRDRAEKVAAYVEECRRLGLKVLPPDVNESGRNFTVVSGGIRFGLAAIKNVGDTAVEAIIAAREEGGPFRDFGDFCARMNPRVINRRVLESLARAGAFTSLGHGRRQVLAVLDEGLELAQRSAKEKESGQLTLFGELSGAGYVLRIDPALPEFPQQELLAMEKELLGLYITGHPLAEYREVLRALTTVQAADLAELEANGPLKAGGLIVAVRRYRTKKGEPMAVVQLEDLTGVIEVVVFPQVFQECRQLLKPEAVIIVSGRKAKGTERIRVVADEVTPLKGDGAELYLYLPEATPHLIGRLKEVLGSYRGSCPVYLYYPGESAVRKAPENYWVNVASPVIEALKKLLGEKNIRIAWSRS, from the coding sequence TTGTCGTTTGTCCATCTCCACGTCCATACAGAGTACAGCCTGCTTGACGGAGCGGCCCGGATCAGGGATGTGGTTAAACGGGCCAAGGAACTCGGGATGCCGGCTCTGGCCATCACTGACCACGGCGCCATGTACGGGGTGGTCGAGTTTTACAAGGCCTGTCTCAAGGAGGAGATAAAGCCGATCCTCGGGTGCGAGGTCTATGTGGCGCCCAGGTCGATGGCGGACCGGACACCGAAAGTTGACGATAACCTTTACCATCTGGTCCTCCTGGCGGAAAACGAAACCGGTTACCGCAACCTTATGGAGATTGTTTCCCTTGCCTTCACCGAAGGTTTTTATTATAAGCCGCGGGTGGATAAGTACCTGCTCAGCCGCAAAAGCCGGGGGCTCATCGCCTTAAGCGGCTGCACCGCCGGCGAAGTGGCCGCCCACCTGCTCGACGGGTCGTTAGCGCTTGCCCGGCAGGCCGCCGGTACCTACCGGGAGATTTTCGGCCCCGACAACTTCTTTTTGGAGTTGCAGGACCACGGCTTACCGGAGCAGCGGCGCATCAACCCGGAGCTAATCCGGCTCTCGCGGGACCTCGGCATACCGCTGGTGGCGACGAACGATGTTCACTACGTAAACCTATCCGACGCGGAGATTCAGGACATCCTTCTCTGCATCCAGACGGGCAAAACCCTTGACGACCCGAAACGGCTCCGGTTCCAGTCCAACCAGCTCTACCTGAAGAGCGCGGCCGAGATGGCGGCCCTTTTCCCGGAGTTGCCGGACGCCTTGGCCCGGACCCTGGAAATTGCGGAACGGTGCAACGTAAAACTCACCTTTGGGGAGCACCACCTGCCCGCCTACCCGGTGCCGGAGGGGCAAACGCCGGCTACCTTCCTCCGGGAGCTCTGCTACGCCGGGTTCAAAAGGCGCTATCCCGACCCGCCGGAGGGCGCGCTTGAGCGGTTAGAGTATGAGTTGCGGGTCATTGAGCAGATGGGCTACCCCTCTTATTTCCTCATTGTGTGGGACCTTATCCGTTTTGCGCGGGAAAACGGCATTCTGGTAGGACCGGGGCGCGGCTCGGCGGCGGGCAGTCTGGTGGCCTATTGCCTTGGGATCACCAATATCGACCCGCTCCGCTACGGGCTTCTCTTCGAGCGCTTTTTGAACCCGGAACGGGTTTCGCTGCCGGATATTGATACCGACTTTTGTTACGAGCTGCGCGGCAAGGTTATCGAGTACGTCTTCCACCGTTACGGTGCCGACCGGGTGGCCCAGATCGCCACCTTCGGCACGATGGCGGCGCGCGCGGCGATCAGGGACGTAGGCCGGGCGCTGGGGCTCCCTTACGGTGATGTCGACCGGGTAGCGCGCCTGGTCCCGGGAGAACCGAAAATGACCGTGGCCAAGGCCTGCGAACTCTCTCCGGAGCTGGCAGAGTTGGCGGCGGGTGACCCGACGGTGAAACGGCTCTTAGACATTGCCTCCCGGGTAGAAGGGATGCCCCGCCACGCTTCCACACACGCTGCGGGTGTGGTGATCGCCCCCGAGCCCCTTACGAACTTTCTCCCTCTTCACCGGGTGGCGGACGGAACGGTGGCTACCCAGTTCACCATGGAGGCCGTCGAGGAGCTGGGCCTGCTCAAGATGGACATCCTCGGCTTGCGCACCCTCTCGGTCATCGGCGATACGCTCAAGCTGGTGAAGGAGCACCGGGGGGTAACGGTCGATATCGACAACCCGCCCCTCGACGACCCGGCCACCTACGAACTTCTCTGCCAGGGAGAGACGGCGGGCGTCTTCCAGTTCGAGTCGAGCGGGATGCGCAATCTGCTCCGGGAGTTAAGACCGAGTACCTTTGAGGACCTGGTAGCTTTGGTAGCCCTTTACCGCCCCGGGCCTTTAGGCAGCGGGATGGTGGAAGATTTCATCCGGCGCAAGCACGGGCAGACGCCGGTGAGCTACCTGCATCCCGCGCTCGAGCCGATCCTGAAGGAGACCTACGGGGTGATCCTTTACCAGGAGCAGGTGATGAAGATCGCCAGCATCCTTGCTGGCTTCAGCCTGGGGGAGGCGGATCTCCTGCGCCGGGCGATGGGGAAGAAGAAGCCGGAGATAATTGCCGGTCTGCGGTCCCGCTTTATTGAAGGGGCGGTAAAGAACGGGATCGACGCGCAACTGGCGGGCGAGATCTTCGATCTTATGGAATATTTCGCCGGCTACGGCTTTAATAAGAGCCACTCAGCCGCCTACGCGCTGGTGGCCTACCAGACGGCCTACCTCAAGGCCAACTACACGGTGGAGTATATGGCGGCGCTGCTTACCTCGGTCCGGGACCGCGCGGAGAAGGTGGCGGCTTACGTTGAGGAGTGCCGCCGGCTCGGCCTCAAGGTTCTGCCCCCCGACGTCAACGAGAGCGGCCGGAACTTTACCGTTGTTTCCGGCGGCATCCGTTTCGGGCTGGCTGCGATAAAGAACGTCGGGGATACGGCGGTGGAAGCCATCATTGCCGCCCGGGAAGAAGGCGGTCCCTTCCGGGACTTCGGGGATTTCTGCGCCCGGATGAACCCCCGCGTGATCAACCGCCGGGTGCTTGAGTCTTTAGCGCGGGCCGGGGCCTTTACGTCGCTCGGCCACGGGCGCCGCCAAGTGCTGGCCGTGTTGGATGAGGGCCTTGAACTGGCCCAGCGTTCGGCAAAGGAAAAGGAGTCAGGCCAGCTGACCCTTTTCGGGGAGCTATCGGGTGCGGGCTACGTGCTCAGGATCGACCCTGCGCTCCCCGAATTTCCGCAGCAGGAGCTCCTCGCGATGGAAAAGGAGCTCTTAGGGCTATACATCACCGGACACCCCTTGGCGGAGTACCGGGAGGTCCTGCGGGCGCTTACCACCGTCCAGGCGGCGGACCTGGCCGAGTTGGAGGCAAACGGGCCGCTCAAGGCCGGCGGGCTTATTGTGGCGGTGCGCCGCTACCGGACTAAAAAAGGGGAACCGATGGCGGTGGTGCAGCTCGAGGACCTGACCGGCGTTATCGAAGTGGTGGTTTTCCCGCAGGTCTTCCAGGAGTGCCGCCAGTTGCTCAAGCCTGAAGCGGTAATTATCGTGAGCGGCAGGAAAGCGAAGGGGACGGAAAGAATAAGGGTGGTGGCGGACGAGGTGACGCCGCTTAAGGGCGACGGGGCGGAGCTTTATCTTTACCTTCCGGAGGCCACCCCACATCTTATCGGGCGACTGAAAGAGGTTCTCGGTTCCTACCGCGGTAGCTGCCCGGTTTACCTCTACTATCCGGGCGAGAGTGCGGTGCGCAAGGCGCCGGAAAACTACTGGGTCAACGTGGCCTCGCCGGTGATAGAGGCGTTGAAGAAACTCCTCGGGGAGAAGAATATCAGGATTGCGTGGTCCCGGTCGTGA
- a CDS encoding C40 family peptidase yields the protein MAAALPVVGVHEEPLTGSPLVTQALFGDCVVLLAAVQGWCRVITSDGSCGWVRRDELRKVERVRGRRVRVSALQAALETAAGKITLYLGAELTVLGEEADRWRVASADGTRGTISKEAVRPADIVKKGAVGIGIVTTARLFLGVPYLWGGMTVRGIDCSGLTYIAYLGHGYRLARDAEDQYRAGLSVGPEELAPGDLLFFSTTTPGPSHVGIYAGGGTFINARSRSGVCFSSLADPYFRERFLGARRYI from the coding sequence ATGGCGGCGGCGCTGCCGGTGGTCGGTGTTCACGAGGAACCGCTAACCGGGTCCCCGCTTGTCACCCAGGCGCTGTTCGGCGACTGCGTGGTGCTGCTTGCGGCGGTGCAGGGATGGTGCCGGGTGATAACTAGCGACGGCTCCTGCGGCTGGGTGAGGCGGGACGAGCTGCGTAAAGTAGAACGGGTGCGCGGCAGGCGGGTGCGGGTGAGCGCGCTGCAGGCGGCGCTTGAAACCGCTGCCGGTAAGATTACGCTTTATTTAGGCGCGGAATTGACGGTCCTGGGGGAAGAGGCGGACCGGTGGCGTGTTGCTTCTGCAGACGGCACAAGGGGGACGATCAGTAAAGAGGCGGTCCGGCCCGCCGATATCGTAAAAAAAGGAGCGGTCGGCATAGGGATTGTCACCACCGCCCGGCTTTTTCTCGGTGTGCCGTATCTCTGGGGCGGGATGACGGTACGGGGTATTGATTGCTCGGGACTCACTTACATCGCTTATCTGGGGCATGGCTACCGGCTGGCGCGCGATGCTGAAGACCAGTACCGCGCTGGCCTTTCCGTAGGGCCGGAGGAACTTGCGCCAGGCGACCTTCTCTTCTTCAGCACCACGACGCCTGGCCCCAGCCACGTAGGGATTTATGCGGGGGGCGGCACGTTTATCAATGCCCGCTCGCGCTCCGGGGTCTGCTTCAGCTCTCTTGCCGACCCCTATTTTCGGGAACGTTTTCTTGGTGCGCGCCGCTACATTTAA
- the trmL gene encoding tRNA (uridine(34)/cytosine(34)/5-carboxymethylaminomethyluridine(34)-2'-O)-methyltransferase TrmL: MNVVLVEPEIPPNTGNVARTCAATGARLHLVRPLGFAVDDKHLRRAGLDYWHLVEVHYYDSFEELYEANRGAPFYFTTTKAARWYTAVCYPPGAFLVFGRETAGLPERILQAFPDQLVRIPMLPEARSLNLANAVAIVLYEALRQQGFPGLK; the protein is encoded by the coding sequence ATGAACGTGGTGCTTGTCGAGCCGGAAATTCCGCCGAACACGGGGAATGTGGCGCGGACCTGTGCCGCGACCGGAGCCCGCCTCCATTTGGTACGGCCCCTTGGCTTTGCGGTTGACGATAAGCACCTCCGGCGGGCCGGCCTCGACTACTGGCATTTGGTAGAGGTTCACTACTACGATAGTTTTGAGGAACTTTACGAAGCGAACCGCGGCGCGCCTTTTTATTTCACGACAACGAAGGCGGCACGGTGGTATACCGCGGTCTGCTACCCGCCGGGGGCGTTCCTCGTTTTCGGGAGGGAGACGGCCGGCCTGCCGGAGCGAATCCTTCAGGCTTTCCCCGACCAGTTGGTGCGGATTCCTATGCTTCCGGAGGCGCGCTCCCTAAATCTCGCCAACGCGGTGGCCATCGTTCTGTACGAGGCGCTGCGCCAGCAGGGATTTCCCGGGCTTAAATGA
- a CDS encoding CoA-binding protein, which translates to MFENPRDEALRELLQQSRTVAVVGLSPKPERDSHRVAAYLQQQGYRIIPVYPREETILGEKVYRRLGDIPFAVDIVNVFRRSEEVLPVVEEALALRPRAVWLQLGVTHAGAVPLCRRAGVCLVMDRCIMVEHRRLCGGRG; encoded by the coding sequence GTGTTTGAAAATCCCCGGGACGAAGCGCTAAGAGAGTTGCTGCAGCAGAGCAGGACTGTGGCGGTGGTAGGGCTCTCGCCCAAACCGGAACGGGACAGTCACCGGGTGGCGGCCTATTTACAACAGCAGGGCTACAGGATTATCCCTGTTTACCCGCGGGAAGAGACGATCTTAGGGGAAAAGGTTTACCGGCGTCTCGGTGACATCCCGTTCGCCGTGGACATTGTTAACGTCTTCCGGCGAAGCGAGGAGGTCCTTCCGGTTGTAGAGGAAGCGCTCGCGCTGCGGCCCCGGGCGGTCTGGTTGCAGCTCGGGGTGACGCATGCGGGAGCGGTGCCGCTCTGTAGACGGGCGGGCGTCTGCCTCGTTATGGATAGGTGCATCATGGTCGAACACCGGCGCCTTTGCGGTGGTCGCGGATGA
- the hflX gene encoding GTPase HflX → MKRGIICYLATREGAAEIAYDLTELQELLRNIEIEAAATVVQHREPDLNYFFGEGKIREVKEQVDREGYEAVVFNRELSPRQVKALEDLFGAVEVWDRTQVILEIFRRRAHSREGKIQVELARLTYLYPRLYGLGGALSRLGGGIGTRGPGETKLEILRRALRERIHDLRRELEAVRKNRALLRKQRQEEGLPTVALVGYTNAGKSTLLNALAVSDQKVLAEDRLFATLDPVSRRVRLPSGRFFLLTDTVGFIKELPPKLKEAFKATLEELASAHLLLHVIDLTSPYLDEQVAAVEKLLEELNLTDRPLLKVYNKVDRYAGILPENGIVISALTGINLSTLQAEIEALLFPEKEAVLLIPFDRLGELSRCRERLRVLKEEYLPEGVRLTVQGRPEDIARLTARLKN, encoded by the coding sequence TTGAAGCGCGGCATCATCTGCTACCTGGCAACACGCGAGGGCGCAGCCGAAATCGCTTACGACCTAACGGAGTTGCAAGAACTCCTGCGAAACATCGAAATCGAAGCTGCCGCCACCGTGGTGCAGCACCGGGAACCAGACCTCAACTACTTCTTCGGTGAAGGGAAGATCCGGGAAGTAAAGGAGCAGGTCGACCGGGAAGGCTACGAGGCGGTAGTCTTCAACCGCGAACTCTCGCCCCGCCAGGTAAAAGCGCTGGAGGACCTTTTCGGCGCCGTAGAGGTTTGGGACCGGACCCAGGTGATCCTCGAGATCTTCCGCCGCCGCGCCCATTCCCGGGAAGGGAAGATTCAGGTGGAGCTCGCCCGGCTTACCTACCTCTACCCGCGCCTTTACGGCCTCGGCGGCGCCCTTTCCCGGCTGGGCGGCGGGATCGGCACCCGCGGCCCGGGAGAAACGAAGCTCGAAATCCTGCGGCGGGCCCTCCGCGAGCGCATCCACGACTTGCGCCGGGAACTGGAGGCGGTGCGAAAAAACCGCGCCCTCCTGCGTAAGCAACGGCAGGAGGAAGGATTGCCGACCGTTGCGCTTGTGGGCTATACTAACGCCGGTAAATCGACGCTCTTAAACGCCCTCGCCGTTAGCGACCAAAAGGTGCTGGCGGAAGACCGCCTCTTCGCTACGCTGGACCCGGTGAGCCGCCGTGTCCGGCTCCCGTCAGGCCGTTTTTTCCTCCTCACGGATACCGTAGGCTTCATCAAAGAGTTGCCCCCGAAACTCAAGGAAGCCTTCAAAGCCACCCTTGAAGAACTCGCCTCCGCCCACCTGCTTTTGCACGTCATCGACCTGACAAGCCCCTACCTCGACGAACAGGTAGCCGCGGTAGAAAAGCTTCTGGAAGAGCTGAACTTGACCGACCGGCCGTTACTGAAAGTTTACAACAAGGTCGACCGCTACGCGGGTATCCTTCCAGAAAACGGCATCGTCATTTCCGCCCTAACAGGGATAAACCTATCCACACTCCAAGCCGAAATCGAGGCCCTCCTCTTCCCGGAAAAAGAAGCGGTCCTCCTGATCCCCTTCGACCGGCTCGGCGAGTTGAGCCGTTGCCGCGAGCGCCTGCGCGTACTCAAGGAGGAATACCTGCCGGAAGGCGTGCGCCTCACCGTGCAGGGGCGCCCGGAGGACATCGCCAGACTCACCGCCCGGCTGAAAAATTAG
- a CDS encoding MBL fold metallo-hydrolase has protein sequence MKKIIVKTLVVGELQANAYIVACPEQRVAAVIDPGAAAEQILQAVLGDGLRLTQILLTHGHADHIGGVAALRRATGATVAVHAADAPLLEDATLNLSLYLGRGFTAGPPDRRLADGETIAIGALALKVLHTPGHTPGGVCYLGPGMVFTGDTLFAGSVGRTDFPGGSLKQLLRSIKERLLTLPDETVVYPGHGLATTIGEERLHNPFLSADF, from the coding sequence ATGAAGAAAATCATAGTAAAGACGCTGGTAGTAGGGGAGCTTCAGGCCAACGCTTATATCGTCGCCTGCCCGGAGCAGCGGGTAGCGGCGGTGATTGATCCCGGCGCGGCGGCGGAGCAGATTCTCCAGGCGGTTCTTGGGGACGGGTTACGGCTTACCCAGATCCTGCTCACCCACGGCCATGCCGACCATATCGGCGGCGTGGCGGCTTTGCGGCGGGCGACCGGAGCAACGGTGGCGGTGCACGCGGCGGACGCGCCCCTGTTGGAAGACGCTACGCTGAACTTATCTCTTTATCTGGGCCGGGGTTTCACCGCCGGCCCGCCAGACAGGCGGCTTGCTGACGGTGAAACCATCGCCATCGGCGCTTTGGCGCTGAAGGTCCTCCATACTCCCGGGCATACACCGGGCGGGGTTTGTTATCTTGGCCCCGGGATGGTTTTTACCGGCGATACCCTCTTTGCGGGGTCCGTGGGGCGGACCGACTTCCCCGGCGGCAGCCTGAAGCAGCTCCTCCGGTCGATTAAGGAGCGGCTTTTGACCCTGCCCGACGAAACGGTTGTCTATCCGGGCCACGGCCTGGCTACCACCATCGGGGAGGAGCGGCTGCATAACCCTTTCCTATCAGCCGACTTCTGA
- the dtd gene encoding D-aminoacyl-tRNA deacylase, whose amino-acid sequence MRAVVQRVTRGAVHIEGHTYASIGPGLVVLVGIRRDDTPEDAAYLAEKIAHLRVFEDREGKLSRSVLDVGGTVLVVSQFTLYGDCRRGRRPSFTDAAPPAVAEPLYRRFIAALNARGVVTAEGRFQARMLVEIANDGPVTLILESERKKQG is encoded by the coding sequence GTGCGGGCAGTAGTACAGCGAGTGACGCGCGGCGCCGTGCATATTGAGGGACATACTTACGCGAGTATTGGCCCAGGCTTGGTTGTTCTGGTCGGCATCCGGCGGGACGACACGCCTGAGGACGCCGCTTATCTGGCCGAGAAAATCGCCCACCTGCGGGTTTTTGAAGACCGGGAAGGCAAGCTCAGCCGCTCCGTTCTGGATGTGGGGGGAACGGTTCTGGTGGTTTCCCAGTTTACGCTTTACGGCGACTGCCGGCGGGGGCGGCGGCCGAGCTTCACCGACGCAGCGCCCCCGGCGGTTGCGGAACCGCTTTACCGGCGCTTTATCGCGGCGCTGAACGCCCGGGGTGTGGTTACGGCGGAAGGGCGCTTTCAGGCCCGGATGCTGGTGGAGATCGCCAATGACGGACCGGTGACGCTGATTCTCGAATCGGAGCGCAAAAAACAGGGATGA